One genomic region from Euzebya tangerina encodes:
- a CDS encoding CoA-acylating methylmalonate-semialdehyde dehydrogenase: MTINHWIDGHLVTDEPARTAPVTNPATGAETDRVALASTEDVDRAVASAATAYDTWRHSPLTRRQGIMFALRDLVDRRRHDLAKVITAEHGKTIDDALGEVQRGLEVIEFACNIAHLLKGDYSEQVSTGVDTWSIRQPLGVVAGITPFNFPIMVPCWMHPMAIATGNTFVLKPSEKDPSVSLLMAELYAEAGLPEGVFNVVHGDKVAVDRLLEHPDVEAVSFVGSTPIARYIHTTASTNGKRVQALGGAKNHMVVLPDADMELAADAAVSAGYGSAGERCMAISVVVAVGDAADRLIPLVEERIATLRVGAGDADGSEMGPLITAEHRDRVAGYVDAGETAGATVVADGRNLVVEGHEGGFFVGPTLLDHVTPGMSVYTDEIFGPVLSVVRTDSYQAAIDLVNANPYGNGTAVFTSDGGASRLFQQQISVGMVGINLPIPVPLSFYSFGGWKNSAFGSHGIYGPEGVHFYTKQKVLISRWPDPMHRGVDLGFPASADD; the protein is encoded by the coding sequence ATGACCATCAACCACTGGATCGACGGCCACCTGGTCACCGACGAGCCGGCGAGGACCGCTCCGGTCACCAATCCGGCAACCGGCGCGGAGACCGACCGTGTGGCGCTGGCCAGCACCGAGGACGTCGATCGGGCCGTGGCCAGCGCTGCTACCGCGTACGACACCTGGCGCCACTCGCCACTCACCCGCCGCCAGGGGATCATGTTCGCGCTGCGGGATCTGGTCGACCGTCGTCGCCACGACCTGGCCAAGGTGATCACGGCCGAACACGGCAAGACGATCGACGACGCCCTCGGTGAGGTGCAGCGTGGCCTCGAGGTCATCGAGTTCGCCTGCAACATCGCCCACCTGCTGAAGGGCGATTACTCCGAGCAGGTCTCGACCGGTGTGGACACCTGGTCCATCCGGCAGCCGCTCGGCGTCGTGGCCGGCATCACCCCGTTCAACTTCCCGATCATGGTGCCCTGCTGGATGCACCCGATGGCGATCGCCACCGGCAACACCTTCGTCCTCAAGCCCTCGGAGAAGGACCCCAGCGTCTCCCTGCTGATGGCCGAGCTCTACGCCGAAGCAGGTCTGCCCGAGGGCGTCTTCAACGTGGTGCACGGCGACAAGGTCGCGGTCGACCGACTGCTCGAGCACCCGGACGTCGAGGCCGTGTCATTCGTCGGATCCACCCCGATCGCCAGGTACATCCACACCACGGCCTCCACCAACGGCAAGCGTGTGCAGGCACTTGGCGGGGCGAAGAACCACATGGTCGTCCTGCCGGATGCGGACATGGAGTTGGCCGCCGACGCCGCCGTCTCCGCCGGCTATGGCTCCGCCGGTGAGCGCTGCATGGCCATCTCCGTCGTCGTGGCCGTCGGGGATGCCGCCGACCGTCTGATCCCTCTGGTCGAGGAGCGGATCGCGACCCTCCGGGTCGGCGCAGGTGACGCCGACGGCTCGGAGATGGGGCCGCTCATCACTGCCGAGCATCGCGATCGGGTGGCCGGATACGTCGATGCGGGTGAGACAGCGGGTGCCACAGTCGTCGCTGACGGCCGCAATCTGGTGGTCGAGGGACACGAGGGCGGCTTCTTCGTCGGGCCGACCCTGCTGGACCACGTGACGCCCGGGATGTCGGTCTACACCGACGAGATCTTCGGTCCCGTGCTGTCGGTCGTGCGGACCGACAGCTACCAGGCGGCCATCGACCTGGTCAATGCCAATCCCTACGGCAACGGCACGGCCGTCTTCACCAGCGATGGTGGCGCGTCACGCCTCTTCCAGCAGCAGATCAGCGTCGGGATGGTCGGCATCAACCTGCCCATCCCCGTGCCGCTCAGCTTCTACAGCTTCGGTGGCTGGAAGAACTCCGCCTTCGGGTCACACGGGATCTACGGCCCCGAGGGTGTTCACTTCTACACCAAGCAGAAGGTGCTGATCAGCCGCTGGCCCGACCCGATGCACCGCGGGGTCGACCTGGGATTCCCGGCTAGTGCGGACGACTGA
- the treY gene encoding malto-oligosyltrehalose synthase, with amino-acid sequence MSRTVPTSTYRLHLTGDFTLDDAADLVDHIDALGVDWVYLSPIQTVPRGATHGYHVLDPDEINPELGGEEALARLRAAADEHDRGMLLDIVPNHLGASVENPWWRDVLTHGAASAFAHYFDVDFEAGRVVLPVLGGSVEEAIAEGAIRVTDDGVGLQVHETRYPLAPGTDVAAPLATVLEQQAYELTMWREGEARLNWRRFFAVNELAGVRVEDPEVFDAVHRTVLALLADGTIDGLRVDHIDGLSLPGEYVTRLRDAVGPDTWVVVEKIVELDGPGDGIETLPASWPVAGTTGYETGALIQSWLTDTEGHRQLVADFRADTGLTASTVEALPGSELTVTRELFTGEVARIVAELRAGLPDLATTEDELAEAVMELSAHLDGYRTYAPVDGPLSDADQRAIEHAAERAGTARAADLGQLLQAPAARPALLRWQQLTGPATAKGFEDRLMFQHVALASLCEVGADAHYMDSPPDAVTSAALLVEQATHAPYAGITTSTHDAKRSEDVRARLLVLAEAPAAFRDTLQTVTTHLAEGPTVDGHARWLILQAVIGTLGLAPAESLADTPTEPYRARLAAWTTKALREADLRTGHRDPDEVYEAAVLEWLDRLLSPGPALAAVQDLVGSIALAGATNSLATVVLKIAAAGVPDIYRGCEIWDDSLTDPDNRRPLQVDRLRQVMASLDGATPTELLARWEDGAVKMHVTRAGLHARRDLPEVFLGGTATTPEVAGARADHVCALARTGGEDATSVVAVTPRRPLTLAGGDWATGLVWDDTTVAMPAGTAGDSHATELLTGRRVPITEGRVGVADALTDLPVALLRV; translated from the coding sequence ATGTCCCGCACCGTCCCGACCTCCACCTACCGTCTGCACCTGACGGGCGACTTCACCCTCGACGACGCTGCTGACCTGGTCGACCACATCGACGCACTAGGGGTGGACTGGGTCTACCTGAGTCCGATCCAGACCGTCCCGCGCGGTGCGACGCACGGCTACCACGTCCTGGACCCCGACGAGATCAACCCCGAGCTGGGTGGCGAGGAGGCGCTGGCCCGACTGCGAGCGGCGGCGGACGAGCATGACCGCGGGATGCTGCTCGACATCGTCCCGAACCACCTGGGAGCCTCGGTGGAGAACCCCTGGTGGCGGGATGTGCTGACCCATGGGGCAGCCTCTGCCTTCGCGCACTACTTCGACGTGGACTTCGAAGCCGGGCGTGTGGTGCTGCCGGTGCTCGGCGGTTCGGTGGAGGAGGCGATCGCGGAGGGTGCGATCCGCGTGACCGACGACGGCGTGGGGCTGCAGGTGCACGAGACGCGCTACCCGCTGGCACCCGGGACGGATGTGGCCGCGCCGCTCGCCACGGTGTTGGAGCAGCAGGCCTATGAGCTGACCATGTGGCGGGAGGGCGAGGCACGACTCAACTGGCGCCGGTTCTTCGCCGTGAACGAGTTGGCCGGTGTGCGCGTGGAAGATCCCGAGGTCTTCGATGCCGTCCACCGGACGGTGCTGGCGCTGCTGGCGGACGGGACCATCGACGGACTTCGAGTGGACCACATCGACGGTCTCAGCCTGCCGGGTGAGTACGTCACGCGGCTGCGGGATGCCGTCGGACCGGACACGTGGGTGGTGGTCGAGAAGATCGTGGAACTCGACGGACCCGGGGATGGCATCGAGACCCTCCCAGCGTCCTGGCCGGTCGCGGGCACGACGGGCTACGAGACCGGTGCGCTGATCCAGTCCTGGTTGACCGACACCGAGGGCCACCGGCAGCTGGTCGCCGACTTCCGGGCCGACACAGGCCTGACGGCCAGCACCGTCGAGGCGCTGCCCGGCTCGGAGCTCACCGTCACCAGGGAGCTGTTCACCGGCGAGGTGGCCCGCATCGTGGCCGAGCTGCGCGCGGGCCTGCCCGACCTCGCCACCACGGAGGACGAGTTGGCTGAGGCGGTGATGGAGCTCTCGGCCCACTTGGACGGCTATCGCACGTATGCCCCCGTCGATGGCCCGCTGTCCGACGCCGACCAGCGGGCGATCGAACACGCCGCCGAGCGGGCCGGAACCGCGCGTGCCGCGGACCTCGGTCAGCTGCTGCAAGCGCCGGCTGCCCGACCCGCGCTGCTCCGCTGGCAGCAGCTCACCGGGCCCGCGACCGCCAAGGGGTTCGAGGATCGGCTGATGTTCCAACACGTCGCGCTGGCCAGTCTCTGCGAGGTCGGCGCCGACGCCCACTACATGGACAGTCCACCGGACGCGGTCACCAGCGCCGCGCTGCTGGTCGAGCAGGCAACGCACGCCCCCTACGCCGGCATCACCACGTCGACTCACGACGCGAAGCGCAGCGAGGACGTGCGAGCGCGGCTGCTGGTGCTGGCCGAGGCCCCTGCCGCGTTCCGCGACACCCTCCAGACGGTGACGACGCACCTTGCCGAGGGCCCGACCGTAGACGGGCACGCGCGCTGGCTGATCCTCCAGGCAGTGATCGGGACGCTCGGACTGGCGCCGGCGGAGAGCCTGGCCGACACGCCCACCGAGCCCTACCGAGCCCGTCTGGCCGCGTGGACCACCAAGGCACTCCGCGAAGCCGATCTGCGGACCGGCCATCGCGACCCCGATGAGGTCTACGAGGCTGCGGTGCTGGAGTGGCTGGATCGGCTGCTCTCACCCGGTCCGGCGCTCGCCGCCGTCCAGGACCTGGTGGGGAGCATTGCCCTCGCGGGCGCCACGAACAGCTTGGCCACGGTCGTGCTGAAGATCGCAGCCGCTGGTGTCCCGGACATCTACCGAGGCTGCGAGATCTGGGACGACAGCCTGACCGATCCGGACAACCGACGACCGCTGCAGGTCGACCGTCTGCGCCAGGTGATGGCGAGCCTGGACGGGGCGACCCCGACCGAACTCCTTGCCCGTTGGGAGGACGGGGCCGTGAAGATGCACGTCACCCGTGCTGGGCTGCATGCTCGACGAGATCTGCCCGAGGTGTTCCTCGGTGGGACGGCCACCACCCCGGAGGTGGCCGGAGCCCGGGCTGACCACGTGTGCGCACTGGCACGGACGGGCGGGGAGGATGCCACCTCGGTCGTCGCCGTCACCCCGCGCCGGCCGTTGACGCTCGCCGGCGGGGACTGGGCCACCGGGCTGGTTTGGGACGACACCACGGTCGCGATGCCGGCGGGCACGGCCGGGGACTCCCACGCCACGGAGCTACTGACCGGACGTCGTGTCCCGATCACGGAGGGTAGAGTTGGGGTCGCGGATGCGTTGACTGACCTTCCGGTCGCGCTCCTCCGGGTGTGA
- the glgX gene encoding glycogen debranching protein GlgX yields the protein MSTESTSSDDLRVWPGSPYPFGATFDGVGTNFSLFSENASRVDLCLFDEDDTETVIEITEVTGHCWHAYLPDVGPGQRYGYRVHGEYNPAAGRRFNPNKLLIDPYAKAVTGGVEWDEAVFAYHFDDPDSFNETDSAPYVPRSIVVNPYFDWEGDRLLRTPMHQTVIYEVHVKGFTATHPDVPEELRGTYAGLATEPVITHLQNLGVTAVELMPTHQFVHHQHLTEKGLSNYWGYDSIAYLAPHDEYAATDRPGGAVQEFKQMVRALHAAGIEVILDVVYNHTGEGNHLGPHLSLKGVDNQSYYRLMDDDPRYYMDYTGTGNSLNARSPFVLQLIMDSLRYWVNEMHVDGFRFDLASTLARELHDVDKLSAFFDIIQQDPVISQVKLIAEPWDIGEGGYQVGNFPPVWSEWNGRYRDTVRDFWRGEPAKLGEFAARLTGSSDLYQSDTRRPVASINFVTAHDGFPLADLVSYNDKHNEANLEGGNDGTDDNRSYNHGIEGPTDDPKIQAVRSRQQRNMLATVLLSQGVPMLLGGDEIGRSQGGNNNAYCQDNEISWFDWSDKAVDEDLLEFTQKLIDFRREHPVFRRRRWFEGRDIRGMGHSDIGWFRPDGKEMSDEDWSSMLARSLAVFLSGHGIHTAGPHGEPIVDDDMLIIFNADPEDVTFKVPADLRGGWRVVVDTAKGSWEDDDTSPLKRVSVRATGRSLVLLSRPH from the coding sequence GTGTCCACCGAATCAACGTCATCCGACGACCTCCGCGTCTGGCCGGGAAGTCCCTATCCGTTCGGCGCCACGTTCGACGGCGTGGGGACCAACTTCAGCTTGTTCAGCGAGAACGCGAGTCGCGTCGACCTGTGCCTCTTCGACGAGGACGACACCGAGACGGTGATCGAGATCACCGAGGTGACCGGCCACTGCTGGCACGCCTACCTCCCTGATGTCGGCCCCGGCCAGCGGTACGGCTATCGGGTGCACGGTGAGTACAACCCTGCCGCCGGGCGCCGGTTCAACCCCAACAAGCTGCTGATCGACCCGTACGCCAAGGCCGTCACCGGCGGCGTCGAGTGGGACGAGGCGGTCTTCGCCTACCACTTCGACGACCCCGACAGCTTCAACGAGACGGACTCCGCGCCCTACGTGCCCCGGTCGATCGTCGTGAACCCGTACTTCGACTGGGAGGGGGATCGCCTGCTGCGGACGCCCATGCACCAGACGGTGATCTACGAGGTGCACGTCAAGGGCTTCACGGCAACGCACCCCGACGTTCCCGAAGAGCTCCGCGGAACCTACGCCGGACTGGCCACCGAGCCGGTCATCACCCACCTCCAGAACCTCGGGGTCACCGCGGTCGAGCTGATGCCGACCCACCAGTTCGTCCACCACCAACACCTGACGGAGAAGGGGCTGTCGAACTACTGGGGGTACGACTCGATCGCCTACCTCGCGCCGCATGACGAGTACGCGGCCACCGACCGGCCGGGCGGTGCGGTCCAGGAGTTCAAGCAGATGGTCCGGGCGCTCCACGCCGCCGGAATCGAGGTCATCCTCGACGTCGTCTACAACCACACCGGGGAGGGAAACCACCTGGGGCCACACCTCTCCCTCAAAGGTGTGGACAACCAGTCCTACTACCGGCTGATGGACGACGACCCGCGCTACTACATGGACTACACCGGTACCGGGAACTCCCTGAACGCGCGGAGCCCGTTCGTCCTGCAGCTGATCATGGACAGCCTGCGGTACTGGGTCAACGAGATGCACGTCGATGGCTTCCGCTTCGATCTGGCCAGCACCCTGGCTCGCGAACTCCACGACGTCGACAAGCTGAGCGCCTTCTTCGACATCATCCAGCAGGACCCGGTGATCTCCCAGGTCAAGCTCATCGCCGAGCCGTGGGACATCGGTGAAGGCGGCTACCAGGTGGGCAACTTCCCGCCGGTGTGGTCGGAGTGGAACGGCCGCTACCGCGACACGGTCAGGGACTTCTGGCGGGGCGAGCCGGCCAAGCTCGGCGAGTTCGCCGCTCGTCTGACCGGCTCGAGCGATCTCTACCAGTCCGACACCCGCCGGCCGGTCGCGAGCATCAACTTCGTGACCGCCCACGACGGGTTCCCCCTGGCCGACCTGGTCAGCTACAACGACAAGCACAACGAGGCGAACCTCGAGGGCGGCAATGACGGGACCGATGACAACCGGTCCTACAACCACGGGATCGAGGGCCCGACCGACGACCCCAAGATCCAGGCAGTCCGGAGCCGTCAGCAGCGGAACATGCTGGCCACCGTCCTGCTCAGCCAAGGTGTGCCCATGCTCCTCGGCGGTGACGAGATCGGCCGGAGCCAGGGCGGCAACAACAACGCCTACTGCCAGGACAACGAGATCAGCTGGTTCGACTGGTCCGACAAGGCCGTGGATGAGGACCTGCTCGAGTTCACCCAGAAGCTGATCGACTTCCGGCGTGAGCATCCCGTCTTCCGTCGGCGCCGCTGGTTCGAAGGACGGGACATCAGAGGGATGGGCCACTCCGACATCGGCTGGTTCCGGCCCGACGGCAAGGAGATGTCCGACGAGGACTGGTCCAGCATGCTGGCCCGCTCACTGGCGGTGTTCCTCAGCGGCCACGGGATCCACACCGCAGGCCCGCACGGCGAGCCCATCGTCGACGACGACATGCTCATCATCTTCAACGCCGACCCGGAGGACGTCACGTTCAAGGTGCCAGCCGATCTGCGCGGTGGCTGGCGTGTGGTGGTCGACACAGCGAAGGGCAGTTGGGAGGACGACGACACGTCCCCGCTGAAGCGGGTGTCCGTTCGAGCTACGGGCCGATCACTGGTGCTGCTCAGTCGTCCGCACTAG
- a CDS encoding LacI family DNA-binding transcriptional regulator, producing MPYRSAPTILDVAAKAGVSKSLVSLVMRGSPNVSDDRRQAVLEAADELGYRPNAAAASLARQRTHLIGVMVSDFGNPFFSDMLEGIEEAALLAGYRALFNTGSRIAERETMATETLLELRTEGLILGSPRFADDLLAQLPKTVPVVTVGRDTAVPGIDVVMNDDRHGAELVVQHLTELGHRRIVHLHGLPGAGAAARRDGFVEAMESRGLEPRLAAAGFTERGGIVGAEELLRGGDLPTAIFAANDISAVGVMQTLEQAGLRVPDDISIVGYDNVAFTGLGQISLTTIDQPRHEMGTIAVDLLIERLDGTRSRSKHVTVEPALVERGSTAPPARRS from the coding sequence ATGCCCTACCGCAGTGCTCCCACGATCCTTGACGTCGCTGCGAAGGCCGGCGTGTCCAAGTCGTTGGTGTCGCTGGTCATGCGGGGCTCGCCGAACGTCTCCGACGACCGGCGTCAGGCGGTGCTCGAGGCAGCCGATGAGCTGGGGTACCGGCCGAACGCCGCTGCGGCCAGCCTGGCCCGACAGCGAACGCACCTGATCGGCGTCATGGTCAGCGACTTCGGCAACCCCTTCTTCTCCGACATGCTCGAGGGGATCGAGGAGGCCGCCCTGCTGGCGGGGTACCGCGCCCTGTTCAATACCGGCAGTCGAATCGCCGAGCGCGAGACGATGGCGACCGAGACGCTCCTGGAGCTGCGCACGGAGGGCCTGATCCTCGGCTCCCCGCGGTTTGCCGACGACCTGTTGGCCCAGTTGCCGAAGACCGTGCCGGTGGTGACCGTCGGCCGTGACACGGCAGTCCCCGGCATCGATGTGGTGATGAACGATGATCGGCACGGCGCCGAGTTGGTCGTCCAGCACCTGACCGAGCTGGGACACCGCCGAATCGTCCACCTCCACGGCCTGCCAGGGGCCGGCGCCGCGGCCCGTCGCGATGGGTTCGTCGAGGCGATGGAGTCACGAGGGCTCGAGCCCCGCCTGGCCGCCGCCGGCTTCACCGAGCGAGGTGGCATCGTCGGCGCGGAGGAACTCCTGCGCGGGGGTGACCTCCCGACGGCGATCTTCGCCGCCAATGACATCTCTGCCGTCGGCGTCATGCAGACGTTGGAGCAGGCGGGTCTGCGCGTTCCGGATGACATCTCCATCGTCGGCTACGACAACGTGGCGTTCACCGGCCTCGGCCAGATCTCGCTCACGACCATCGACCAACCGCGACACGAGATGGGCACGATCGCAGTCGACCTGTTGATCGAGCGGCTGGACGGCACACGATCACGCAGCAAGCACGTGACGGTCGAGCCGGCGCTGGTCGAACGCGGCAGCACCGCACCACCCGCGAGGAGAAGCTGA
- the treZ gene encoding malto-oligosyltrehalose trehalohydrolase — protein sequence MPTHPQSTDAALAHHGARVVGDDQVTYCVWAPLAEGVEVAIEGEPVPMTPTGRGWWSHTGPGQDGTRYSYRLDGGEPLPDPAARALPDGVHGPAAVVDPATWAWTDQRFQPVPIEAAVIYELHVGTFTDAGTFEAATAHLDGLVELGVTHVEVMPVNAFDGRFGWGYDGVAWWAVHQPYGGPAAFAAFVDACHAAGLAVILDVVHNHLGPSGNYLSRFGPYLQSTAESTWGKVINLDGPDSDPVRQFLTGNIEMWLTDYHVDALRLDAVHALDDRGSATHILAEFSDVARAVSTRTGRRKQLIAETDRNDPATITPRSQGGLGMDAQWADDLHHAVHVAVTGETDGYYTDYAEALPAVARAFTNGLVYDGMWWSPFRRRTIGAPLPSDCSSRQLVACIQNHDQVGNRPAGDRLTTIVPADLVRVAIALLCVAPQTPMLFMGEEYGETNPFQFFSDMPGEELRDAIRTGRRREFEYFTSWSGEVPDPLDPATFGRSKLNRSAADTEEGRARRALWTDLLALRRSVPALGTGDRRLTEVAHLEDQEVLSIIRRGPAPPDEAIVITANLSDEPITVSTEGTVLLSTADPAYGGTGSPDGQVPARSVVIRSRP from the coding sequence ATGCCGACACACCCGCAATCGACGGACGCAGCCCTCGCTCACCACGGTGCCCGTGTGGTCGGCGATGACCAGGTGACCTACTGCGTGTGGGCACCGCTGGCCGAGGGGGTCGAGGTGGCGATCGAGGGCGAGCCTGTACCGATGACTCCGACCGGGCGTGGCTGGTGGAGCCACACCGGCCCCGGACAGGACGGCACCCGCTACAGCTACCGGCTGGACGGCGGGGAGCCACTGCCCGACCCGGCTGCCCGGGCTCTGCCGGACGGGGTACACGGCCCGGCGGCCGTCGTCGATCCCGCCACCTGGGCGTGGACGGACCAGCGCTTCCAGCCGGTTCCCATCGAGGCTGCCGTGATCTATGAGTTGCACGTCGGGACCTTCACCGACGCCGGCACGTTCGAGGCTGCGACCGCACACCTCGACGGACTGGTCGAGCTCGGCGTCACCCACGTCGAGGTGATGCCGGTCAACGCATTCGACGGCCGCTTCGGGTGGGGCTACGACGGTGTGGCCTGGTGGGCGGTCCACCAGCCGTACGGTGGTCCGGCTGCGTTCGCGGCGTTCGTGGACGCGTGCCATGCAGCCGGTCTGGCGGTCATCTTGGACGTCGTCCACAACCACCTGGGTCCCAGCGGCAACTACCTGTCGCGCTTCGGTCCATACCTGCAGAGCACCGCCGAGTCGACCTGGGGGAAGGTCATCAACCTCGACGGCCCGGACTCCGACCCCGTCCGCCAGTTCCTCACCGGCAACATCGAGATGTGGCTGACCGATTACCACGTCGACGCCTTGCGACTGGATGCTGTCCACGCGCTGGACGACCGCGGCAGCGCAACCCACATCCTGGCCGAGTTCAGCGACGTCGCGCGGGCGGTATCCACCCGTACGGGCCGGCGGAAGCAGCTGATCGCCGAGACCGACCGCAACGACCCGGCGACCATCACCCCACGGTCGCAAGGCGGGCTGGGCATGGACGCCCAGTGGGCCGACGACCTGCACCACGCCGTACACGTCGCCGTCACCGGCGAGACCGACGGCTACTACACCGACTACGCCGAGGCGCTACCGGCGGTGGCCCGCGCGTTCACCAACGGGCTGGTCTACGACGGCATGTGGTGGAGCCCGTTCCGGCGACGGACCATCGGCGCCCCACTGCCATCGGACTGCTCCAGTCGACAGCTGGTCGCCTGCATCCAGAATCACGACCAGGTGGGGAACCGTCCGGCCGGGGACCGTCTGACCACGATCGTCCCGGCCGACTTGGTCCGCGTCGCGATCGCACTGCTGTGCGTCGCGCCCCAGACCCCGATGCTGTTCATGGGCGAGGAGTACGGCGAGACCAACCCGTTCCAGTTCTTCTCCGACATGCCCGGCGAGGAGCTCCGCGACGCCATCAGGACCGGCAGGCGTCGTGAGTTCGAGTACTTCACGTCGTGGTCCGGCGAGGTGCCCGACCCGCTCGACCCGGCGACCTTCGGACGGTCCAAGTTGAATCGGTCGGCTGCCGACACCGAGGAGGGCCGGGCCCGGCGCGCGCTGTGGACCGACCTGCTGGCGCTGCGCCGCAGCGTGCCGGCGCTCGGCACCGGCGACCGGCGTCTGACGGAGGTGGCGCACCTCGAGGACCAGGAGGTGCTGTCGATCATCCGTCGGGGCCCGGCTCCGCCGGATGAGGCCATCGTGATCACGGCCAACCTGTCCGACGAGCCGATCACCGTCTCGACCGAGGGCACGGTCCTGCTGTCCACCGCCGACCCGGCCTACGGCGGCACGGGCTCTCCAGACGGTCAGGTTCCGGCCCGCTCGGTCGTCATCCGGTCTCGTCCATGA
- the iolB gene encoding 5-deoxy-glucuronate isomerase, with product MTEPRHHLTPASDGPLHDVTPESAGWRYLSFAVHKLAPGEQLSHRGDDREMALTPITGSASVSAGELEGTIGRPSPFDHMPEILYAPPGTDVGVEAGPEGFEFALGGAPAEGRYPVALNRPAEMETMIRGGGGATRQVNNVLAHPLKAERLILFEVYVPRGMWSGWPPHCHDGYAGSPYLEETYYFRLDPDDGWAMHRNYRVDEDFDETFAIGSGDLVLVTKGFHSSAASPGHNMWFLNYLAGELQDDERARPPFFQPEYTWIDDSWDEGAWSLPRVEA from the coding sequence GTGACCGAACCACGCCATCACCTGACACCCGCCTCAGACGGGCCACTGCACGACGTCACCCCCGAGTCCGCCGGCTGGCGCTACCTCAGCTTCGCGGTGCACAAGCTGGCCCCGGGGGAGCAGCTGAGCCATCGCGGCGACGACCGGGAGATGGCGCTGACGCCGATCACGGGCTCGGCGTCGGTCAGCGCGGGCGAGCTCGAAGGGACCATCGGTCGTCCGTCGCCGTTCGACCACATGCCGGAGATCCTCTACGCACCACCGGGGACCGACGTCGGTGTGGAGGCAGGGCCGGAGGGGTTCGAGTTCGCCCTGGGCGGCGCACCGGCCGAGGGTCGCTACCCGGTCGCGCTGAATCGGCCCGCGGAGATGGAGACCATGATCCGCGGCGGCGGCGGAGCCACACGCCAGGTCAACAACGTCCTGGCCCACCCGCTCAAGGCTGAGCGCCTGATCCTGTTCGAGGTCTACGTGCCGCGCGGCATGTGGTCCGGATGGCCGCCGCACTGCCACGACGGCTACGCGGGCTCCCCCTACCTCGAGGAGACCTACTACTTCAGGCTCGACCCGGACGACGGCTGGGCCATGCACCGCAACTACCGAGTGGACGAGGACTTCGACGAGACGTTCGCGATCGGCAGCGGTGACCTCGTGCTGGTCACGAAGGGCTTCCACTCCTCGGCCGCCTCGCCCGGCCACAACATGTGGTTCCTGAACTACCTGGCAGGCGAGCTGCAGGACGACGAGCGGGCCCGGCCCCCGTTCTTCCAGCCCGAGTACACCTGGATCGACGACAGCTGGGACGAGGGCGCCTGGTCCCTGCCCCGTGTGGAGGCCTGA
- a CDS encoding VOC family protein, with protein MTNMTADDTVTVRYIASDVPLTADFYVEHCAFERIIEGGRGFALLGRGRLRLALNAPGAGGGGTAGEDAPEPGGWNRFQITTDDLDRDASRLTGVGVPFRGQITDGTGGRQLVIEDPSGNPVELFEPNRG; from the coding sequence ATGACGAACATGACCGCGGACGACACGGTGACCGTGCGGTACATCGCGAGTGACGTACCGCTCACGGCCGACTTCTACGTCGAGCACTGTGCCTTCGAGCGCATCATCGAGGGTGGCCGGGGCTTTGCCCTCCTGGGTCGCGGCAGGCTCCGCCTGGCCCTCAACGCCCCCGGCGCGGGTGGCGGGGGAACGGCGGGAGAGGACGCCCCTGAGCCAGGCGGTTGGAATCGCTTTCAGATCACCACTGACGACCTCGACCGGGACGCGTCCAGGCTCACCGGGGTCGGTGTGCCGTTCCGTGGTCAGATCACGGATGGGACGGGTGGTCGGCAGCTGGTCATCGAGGACCCGTCGGGCAATCCCGTCGAGCTCTTCGAGCCGAACCGGGGATAG